The proteins below are encoded in one region of Thiohalorhabdus sp. Cl-TMA:
- a CDS encoding type II toxin-antitoxin system PemK/MazF family toxin, producing the protein MAPQPATPQQGDALWFRFHPQAGHEQRGWRPGVVVSPQAFNHKTGLVLICPVTNQAKGYPFEVSLDTVPNLSGVILADQVRSLDWRARAGDPITRIPEALWEEMVAKIQPLLEPVDY; encoded by the coding sequence ATGGCCCCCCAACCTGCAACGCCCCAGCAGGGCGATGCCCTTTGGTTCCGATTCCACCCGCAGGCCGGACATGAGCAGCGAGGCTGGCGGCCTGGAGTGGTGGTCAGCCCCCAAGCCTTCAACCACAAAACCGGCCTGGTGCTGATCTGCCCAGTCACAAACCAGGCAAAAGGGTATCCATTCGAGGTTTCCTTGGATACCGTACCTAATCTTTCCGGAGTTATCCTCGCCGATCAGGTGCGCTCTCTAGACTGGCGCGCCCGCGCGGGAGATCCAATAACCCGCATCCCAGAGGCCCTATGGGAGGAAATGGTGGCCAAGATCCAGCCCCTTCTCGAGCCGGTCGACTACTAA
- a CDS encoding helix-turn-helix domain-containing protein, translating into MGKKLLEMKEEFLQGQEFSEHYHDLAPEYALARELIAARQRAALTQSEVAERMHTNQPAVARLESGRQMPTWKTLRRYAEATGTHFEVRLVPSDERAQGAERPQPESP; encoded by the coding sequence ATGGGTAAGAAACTCCTGGAAATGAAAGAGGAATTTCTCCAAGGCCAGGAGTTTAGCGAGCACTACCACGACTTGGCGCCCGAATACGCCCTGGCCCGGGAACTGATCGCCGCGCGGCAACGGGCCGCCCTCACCCAGAGCGAAGTGGCTGAACGGATGCATACCAACCAGCCAGCAGTGGCCCGCTTGGAAAGTGGCCGTCAAATGCCCACCTGGAAAACCCTTCGCCGTTATGCGGAGGCCACAGGAACCCACTTCGAGGTACGCCTGGTACCCAGCGATGAACGAGCCCAAGGCGCGGAGCGACCCCAGCCCGAAAGTCCATAG
- a CDS encoding AbrB/MazE/SpoVT family DNA-binding domain-containing protein: MRSSVSKWGNSAAVRIPQPLLEQSGLLLKDEVEIEVEDHTLVIRPARSRPSYSLDSLLDGITEANLHKEVDWGGPEGNEL; the protein is encoded by the coding sequence ATGCGGTCTTCGGTAAGCAAGTGGGGTAACAGCGCGGCGGTTCGGATCCCCCAACCCCTGCTGGAGCAGTCCGGGCTTCTCCTGAAAGACGAGGTGGAGATCGAGGTAGAAGACCATACTTTGGTAATCCGTCCGGCCCGCTCCAGGCCGTCCTATTCCCTGGATTCGCTCCTGGACGGGATTACCGAGGCAAACCTCCACAAGGAAGTGGATTGGGGCGGACCCGAAGGCAATGAGCTGTAA